The DNA window ATACTTTGCGCTTTGAAATATACATTCATGACAATAATAATTTCAGTTatataatagcaataaaaaattaaaaaataataacaaaaacactgacttgatcatcggctggcccccggaagtcattgtataggtcaacaCTATTaaaaacgttccaaaacctcaacgattacgaattccagtgaaacgcgttggtgcatcccaagtggattgatacgccagtgactttatcctttattctttaataGCAATAGCAATAACAATGACAATAATACTGATTTACTTGACTAAATTGACTTAAACGCCTAGCGGAAGTTATGGCCTAAGGCAGCTCATCCGTATCTTTGCCGAGGTGAATTgtcttcaaatatttaaataacaTATAACACGTGCAGGTGGCAATGAAACTTGTATACGCGCCCccgacaataataataataataataataataataataataataataataataataataataataataataatacgcATAATACATTGCATTTTCAAACTCTAGCCTTAGCAACGTTTACGTATAGCAGTTAGTAGTTATAAACCCCCATTCTTAAAGATAAAACCTCACTTCATCTACAAAATTGGGCATTTTTCACCTGCAACCACAGACATGTAGATCATATTTAATACACAAAATTGCAAatgacttttatttttaagcgaatatttttaatttgtttgtaCATATAGtaacaaaaacaacgaaacttcttttcttcgtcttcATGATCTTGCCTAAAATGATTCAACGTTTCCAACCTCaaatagagatttttttagCGCAACTAATTTTTCCAAGtggaattcatttttaaaaaaattgatctaaATTGATTAGCTCACCTGTTTGATGCGGCCACCGCGCACGAATTGatcgtttgattttttcttttcctgaaagaTACGTTGAATGGTTTAGGGGAAATCTatgaaaaaccaaaataaaagcaaaaacagaagaaataaaaataaaaataaaaacaaaaacataccGGATATGCTGACAAACTTCTTTCAGTGTTAACAATCCCCTCTTCTACCTATAATttcgaattattttttcaatatttattacttattattatttaattttacaacTCGAATATTCTATGCTAACGTTTATGAGGAAAAGACGGCTATAAAAACTGtaagatttctaaaaaaaataaagctacAGACCTGGCAAGCATAACATTCATTCCCATTTTCAGCTAGACAGTATTTACAGAATGTAGCAGGGCATTCGATGCAAAAGTACAGTTGAGCTGGTTTCAtattttgctaaaaaaaaggtgtttaCTCTGAAAATTCTTTCGAGGGATCGTtttagaggagaaaaaataagggaaaataaagaaattaacTATTTTATGTGGAAAATTTCCGAACATTGGTTTTCTTCAACTATCTTGTGATGGAACCTCCAGTGAGACTCCATAAGCTTCCAGACTTAAGTCAAAATTGACAGAAATGTGGAGAAAGAGAAACCATAGTTTTAACTTGaacaaatggagaaaaaaattccatggaACTACGAGAACCTAACTGCTTGGAGTAGATTTCACTCTTCAATTTTCATGTTACTTTCCGGtacccaagaaaaaaactcacctgaCACATTAGACATTGCCCAGTATTGAAAAGATGATCAAGAATATTCAACTTGAACCAAGATTGATATGATAGCCAACctctaaaagttttttttttcttgaaaagagatattttaaaaaaaaagcacgagaGTTTTCTCACccttcatcattttcttcattaatttTCCATCTGTCTACAATAAATCGAATTCTTGCTCTAGCTTCTTGGCGATGTTTTAGCCTTAGAAAGAGTACctaggaattttttcttacaatacAACTAGAAACAGTGTGAATAGATTGAAATAATGTTAACAACCTTATTGTAAAGATATATTATCCGAACACGATCTCTAAGTGGAAACATAAATGGCATAAAATGATTGATGATCACTCGTTTGACCACAAACGAGAAAATCACCTGAAAATTTCTGTTATTcaatttttacagtttttaaaAGCATACTCTCCTTGAAGTCTGAACAACTTCTTGAAGGCTACACCAAAAGAACTGAGAGATTGCAAAGAATTTCTTGCATTTGTTATTTCCCGCACTAGTTTTCTTTATATCTTAAAATAGGTCCAAAGTGTAAATTTAACCTAAATCCCTGAGATGAGTAACGTTCTCATTCACTGGTTTTTTTGTGACCTTTTGCATCTCATAAAAAACGTGCAAGAACCATTCTCTAGGAACTGAatcaaaacgaagaaaaacagcacaaagttaggggatttttttgtgtttttttcttcttcagccACCGAAGAACAGTAaaggtactttttttttgaagaacataCAGCTCAAAAAGAAACTGTGTGGTGAGTgaatttgtgagaaaattCAACCACGTTAGGAGAAAATCAACAATGGTTTCAGCAACAGAAGTTTTAGGAATCTCCTTTTGCAAAAAGCGctcataaaatttttctcttatggtctacattcttttcattcagaGAGAAGAATAATCAAAAAAGTTAATAGTCAGTTTAGAAAtagttatatattattatatattattatatattaataatatattattatattcccGAATATTCCTTATATTGGGCCTTCTCATATCTTTTTCCCCACTTCTAATCTTATGCATTTTGAGATTCGCAAAATGTTCTGTTCTAGGAGTTGCTTAAGGATGACGAAGCAACTTTACGAGCTGACCGATGCATTGCGCGATAAACGCTCAAAACATCTTAAATCTGCACTGCTGCATTAGTACATAAGAATTCACATGCGAAGGTGACTCGGAAATTTCTTGACGGCCTGAGCTGGACGATAATGTCCAATCCAACTATTACCAGTTCCTTATTAATGGGCTGaagctgcaaaaaaatgaaaaaaaaaataaaaggaaaattttagaGTCATCGTTGACCTCATGAGCGTATTCATCGACTTTTTgcagtttctttctttatggACAAAGGACTTAAGGTTTTgctcattaaaggcagcgcaccAGTATTTCGAAGTGTTGTGGAAATCACAGCAAAAACCAAGAGTTTGTGTAGTAGATTGCTGAATCCGTTCGCTCGTTCGTTGCTTCGGTCATTATTCCCCCAGTCATCGCGGAAAATGGCGttggaaccgctttagttcctactaGGTACGTTAAAACGCACCTCTGTGTACACGTcgcggttccctcagcagcctatttattGGCTTCACTCAAATAGGccggtgagaagacatcactgtcATTCGACCGCTGGCACTCTgatgcgcgtgcacaagaacGGGGCGttccaactgaaatcgtcgtaaaaaaagtcGCGTCTTCCACGAAACTTCCCGAACTCCACGCTTTTGCTGTGATTTTTGCACCAAATCAGAAATAGTGATACGCCGCCTTTATTTCGCTACATGTTGCTGATAATGATGGTACTTACATTGCTGATCCCTGACTTGTacatataaaagaaaagaatctggccttcttttttaaaattgggGAAGAAGATTTGCAAAGAAACTGCGCGGATTCCACGCGACTCCTTTTCGTAACCTCTAAAGGACGCGTATCGCGGACGCGACAAGGCCCCCAGCTCTCCTCGCTTTCGCGCCTTTTCGCTCTGCCCACTTTCGCCGCTATAAAAGGGGTAGTTCCGTGTTTCGAAACGCATTCTCCATTCCTTCCAGTCATCTGGCAAGCGGTAGCCAGAACGGGCTCAGGGAGCGGATGCGATCGGTACGAACAAAACCGCACCTTAAGAGCAATACCATCAGCCaaaaggaagaggaggagcTGCAGCATGATAGAGGTAACCGGCGTCCTTGAGGTCGTCCGAGGGAGAGGAGCACACTCCCGCGACTAGTACTTCGCTCACACGTCCGGGGATTTGTACTTGCCGGGGCCGTGAGCGGCTGGTTAGGCCCCGCCCTCTTCACATTGTATAGCGAAACCATTCGCTATTATTACTGCTGCCGTCGAGGAGGACGTAATGGTTGCAACTACAGATAGTACACCGAAAACGACGTTAACTCCACAATCGTCATCCTTTTTGAATCACTTGTCATTGTTCTTCGCCTGTGCACGTGGGGCGGTGTGCCCCCAATTTCTGTATTCAGTTCATTTGTTTGTATTCATTTGTTTGCATCTATTTGttggtatttatttgttcgttGATGTCGTTGATTATTCGTTAATGTAACTATCTGTTAGTGCGTAGATAAAGGTTTAAACCCCAGTATCTCAAGGTCTAACCTGCGGTGGCGTACTGACGGCAAACGACTAAAAACCGGCGTAGCCCTCAACCGAGGAAAGGCGAGCACACAAAAGGATAAGCCGTCACACACATTGTATTgttgtgcatttgcgtagtTTGGGATAAAGGCTAAGTATTCATTGTGCATTGTATACAGTCGAGTGCACAGGGGCCACAAAGGAGTGACTGAGCAAATCGTATGTACATGTaaagtgtatgtatgtgttttACCACGGGGCTCAAAGAGCCCGGGCGCCCGAACGGCGGCGGCCAGTGGTACCACAAGTGACGGGACACAATGTACGTGCTGGCATGAGGCCAGAGTAAGAGGAAAGTGCAGTGAGGTATGGCACAACCTAAGGGGCTCCAAGTTAAAGTCCCGCGGGGTGGGTGAACCATCGATACCGACCCAAGCCCAGCTGGCTACCATCCTCTCGTGCGGATCAACTCTAATCCTGACGATCtgcacatttttatttttttcttagttcttcATTCATATTAGTTATATAAATCAGTTAACTGAAGAAATAAACCATTTTCTTTTACCTGTAATAGTAGTGAGAGAAACAACGGTAAAGCGATCCATGTGaaaatatgttgaaaatttgGTCTTTGTGGTGGCATGAGGCAGTGTGCATTTGTCATACTcttgaaaatgtttgtttcAGAAGCCTGATAAGAATTATGGGATCTTTCAAGAGTAGAACCACTCACATTGTCCACTTCGATTGTACGATTTTCAGCAATCATTGCTCGAACAAAATTCGCCACTACTCCATCCCCTTTTACCTGTAACAACAAACACTTATATTTGTCCACGTGACCGCATCCTTCCTGTGTAGCGCAAATCAAAGCGCTCACTCTTCGCTTCTCGATCACCCCACCGTGGATAAATGTCGAGACCTATGCTTTCCTTTGATATGAATCGAAGTTCTTTCATAATTAAAATCAGTTCAACAAAATAGACGAGCATTTTTCCGTAGGTGTTCATGtcattataattattttattagtattattgatgtgtttctttttgtttattttttatgcaagaaaaaacatagtGATAAAAGCAAACCTCAATAGCAGCGCTGGACGAGCCGAGTTGTTCAATTTTAGTATGGGAAGCAGAAACCACCTATAAAGAATACGtcttattatcattttatttactatgttatattgttttatatttttcacttcattttattttatattattttaattttactattATCAGTCTTATTTACTAGAagatttctaaaagaaaaggaaataaaaaaatgatgtcACGCACAGCATTCAGGAACGCGTAAAGGTAGTAATCCATAAATACCAGGAGCGTTGCTACGAATGTGGCTACAAACCAGGTTATCAGAGATCCTTTTGCTCGATCAAGTTCTGATCTCGTTGGTGCGCTGGAATAATAGAATTATGGATCGATAACAGGGCATACAGATAACAAAACAGGCAAAAAAATCATAGTTCACCGATCAATTCGATCTAACGAAGAAAGGTTATTGACTCATTCACTACATGCATTTACGTTCATGTGGATGACTTCAACACGTCTATTAAGAATCGCTAACTTTTCTGGCTGGCAGCACACTTTCTCCGCTCTCTATCGTGTTCTTTGCCGCAGTTTTCCAGACGAGCATAAGTATTTACACTAATTGCCCTCTCATTTCATTTATAACTTCGGTtatgataaataaagaataaggaTAAACGGTcttgcgttaatcaatccgcttgggatcttCCACTGCTCTATCACTGAGGAGGATTCGAGCCATgaccgatcgtgcaggcagcggaacctctaactgactgcgctacacccgccccgtcATGATAAATATCTATGACATTTATCTTATATAAATATCCATGatatttatctttttagtAGTCTTCGCACTGcaataaagtggataaagagTGTGgagtgtctggcattaatcaatccgctcggaaTGATCCGCTAtcctcacttcaattcagaattgtttgaggtttacgaacgagtGTCTAGCCCACACAGAGTTGCTGGGGTTAGCTTATGTATAAGGTCAGTGTTTTAATCCTTCCAGACAGGTTGAGCACCAATTCATCgatcccggaaggatgaaaggtttggttggcattaGACCGTACCACCGGTCGCGATCGCGCACGGCTACAATAGAAAATCCTACCGATAGCGTTACATCAGCCCTAAACTACAACAAATACGACAATATTAGATGTTAACAACCTTTTGCTTTGTACCTTTCtcaattagtaaaaaaaacaacaagcacCTAATAATTACCGTATCAACGGAAcgtttccaaaagaaaatcgaaagaGAATGTCGGAAGACCTTCACGATAATATGAAAGATATCACCTTAACACCTTCAACAACTTCCAGTTCCTCATTTCTGCTGAAGAGATATATCGAATCGCTTGTTGACCACATAGCTCTCGATGATGATCGATTTGCCAAAaaatgctggaatcgaacAGCTTGTGCACTACATAGTTCTAAGTCCAAAAAACCAAGCCTCAAGAGATCTTGACAACTTTTTCCCGAGAATTtaaattcgaaagaaaacttACCTAGTGATGAAACAGTTGTTGAAATCTACATCTGTTTTATAGTTTTCAATCATGTTTACAGAAtcacgaaaaatttcatagacataaaaaataaatagtgctTGCACTACCTGGGAAACAGTTTTCAGCACCACCTGTAACGTTTGCGACTGCGAACGAATGGTCACCTCATagaaaaattacacaaaaatcCTTGCAAACCTTAACGTAATTTGCTCCAATACTTACAAACATCTTCAATTCAGTGACTTGAAAGACATTTTCAAATCGCGGCATTTCGACGAGTAGTACGTGCAACTGGAAGAACAAGCACGACATACcgtaataaatcaataaatcagcATATCTCTAGCTCACATTAGCTTGAAGTTCATTATCCAAGCTATCGGTGATATTGATAAGATCGTTCACGTCTCCTTCCATGGAACCACTCATCTGGGCATTTTCCATGTGTTTCTGACAAGCTGATAGCGACTGTAGTCGTCTTTGCATAATCTTAAGCATACGGTAGCTTTCATATGTCTGACTGattttgcagaagaaaattatttgctATTGTTTGACTATTCATACGAATAGTACGTTAACGCAATATATGATTTCTTAAAAATCGGACAAATTATAGATACGTGGTTACAGGGCGTTCGACTGGCTCCTACGCCTCTAGATGGCTCGGATATTCTTCCTGATTCCGCCGACCAATCAGCACCCAAATCCTTTAATTCCAAAATTGCAAATTTAAAGCGCAAAATGTGACATTGGGgcgagtgtggcgcagtcggttagaggtccgtcgtagccacacggtcgagggttcgaatccgccctagtgctcaccaagcctttcatccctccggggtcgataaattggtaccagacttgtctgggaggataaaaacactgacttgatcatcggctggcccccgcaagtaatcgtataggccaacacgcgttccaaaacctcaacgattacgaattccagtaaaacgcgtttgcgcatcccaagtggattgatacgccagtcctttatcctttatcctttttaatgtGACATTCAAAATGAGGTACATGTAGCGGGGTTGTGAAATGGAACCGGAATCCAGAGCGCTAAGTGCCGGCCCTTACATATTGGCGGGCGATGGGAATGCTAGAGTAGagagataaaagataaaaaaataaaatataagaaaaaaataaaatagaaatataaaataaaaatataaaaataaaataaagatatttatttattatctatatattatctatattatctattattatattatatatattatctatattatatctatattatcttatttatttcatatatatatatatatatatatatatatatatatatacatgaaataaataagataataaaaaaggataaagtctctggcgtataAATTCACTTGGGATGtttcaacgcgttttactgcaattcgtaatcgttgaagcTTTGGAGTTTTTGGCACTGATTGGCACTATTTCACCAAAAAACGcgatttttctaatttcgaGGAGAGGTATTAGTTGTGAATCGTTATTCTGGCAAGTTGTATTTTGTGCTATCGGTAGTCTGGCAAGTTGTACTTAGTGGCTCACGTAGCATTTCCCATCTGCTTCCTggtaaatgtttttttatgaTTGCATATCTGTAGTCATTAGCGTCGAGCCTCTTCCACTTACTTCTGAATAAAGCTGACCTTAGTTAGCAAAGGTCATTCTCCATTTTATCGCCTTTTGGTGCAATTTTGCGACTTTTCGCAAAGGCATTAATGTGAAAAATGCCTTCATATTTGTGCCTTGTATCGATTTTATTTGcaatttctcattatttgtGCTTTGTATTCGATTGAAGTTGTATCTTTTGGCCTAATTTTCCAAGTTTCAGATAAAACTGTATCTAAACCATGTTGGTCAACAGAAGCGCAGAAATCCGGGTGGCAAGCAAGAACCTCTGGTGCGAGTTtacactagagcggtttcgagcAGTCAGTCGATAATGCTGTAGCTACATCCGGTACCTCATAGCGGTTGCGCCACTCCTTCCCTAGCAGGGAGATGCCAACTGCGATCATCTCGCCGTCGCGTCGAATGAAAAATTCGTGTGCTGGAACGAAAAATCCCTCTCTAGTCACTATCCCACATTTTTCTACTACTTTcagtttctagaaaaaaatgacaagcGCTTAGAAAGGTCTATGGTCCGCTGGATAAAGGATTCTATCAGACTTCTTCAACATTCTAAAGCCCAAGAAATTTCCCTAATTCACCGCATTTGAATCACTTGTGTGGATTTTGTCTGATATgtggatttttcaaatgtatggCATGTACATGTACATGTACAAACGATACAATGAGATCAGCgagactttttcttcttttacattCAAAAGATATTATCGATTACCTGGTTGTGAATATTTGGCGTCATTCATACTcacatatttttctctataaCTATATCTCTATAACTCACGTTACATGCTTCTTCTGCATTAAGTTTAGGACACACAAAATACATTAAATACCATGGCATTGCTTCAAAACATTTGTCCTAAAACATTATGGGATTGTACTGAACGCTTGAAGGTGAATTGTCATGgtaaaattaaaggcatcactccaggaatctgaggtagcacggatttcaggtggagtatttgtatacaggATAATAGAGATATATGGATATGgatatggagagggggtgattccgtccatttctttctaattgccgtaaaaaacggcccgaaagatacggcttcgggcgtcgTCCTAGCGCActcttttccacatttttttttcatttcacaaattttcgactggagcgcgccagtcttgtgtgGTACCCcgtcttccgagccgtttttttacggcaattagaaagaaatggacggaatcacctttctttccataatccactactatcccttataagaataatccacctgaaatctgcaccacctcagattcgtgaggtgatgcctttaacaaataGAAGCCAAACCTTCACTGATGACATTAGATCACGACATTTGTCAACTCCTTTTATGAACACGTCGTTACATCTTTTCGAGATTCGCTTAGCAATTTGTCGACCTTgctaaaattatgaaatttttcgagtgaatatgtaatttttcatgattttcacaCTTATGTTTTGAAGTATCCTACAGATGTCTTGAATTCTGTCCAAGCAGGTTTCGTTTTCAATAGTTTATCCGCTTTTTCCTTTGACGTTCCAAGTGCGTCCCGTTCgtcgttctttttctgttcaataGGTTCCTGTTCATCCTTCATAAGTGCATCCAATGCTTTTCTCTGCGCATAGCtctggaaaaaatattctacgGTACAatacaggaggaaaaccctgCAATGATTACTTCAATCTAGAGAAACTTTACGAACATTAAGTTGATCATCACgttcctccatttttttatcctcactCGTTCGAGATGCTTTAATTTCAGCCATAAATGGTGTTAATATGCTCCGTATTTTCTTGACTAAATCTCTTAACATTTGTAGTccaacttctaaaaaataaagtcataTTTTGGCCACAAAAATGCATTGAGTTTACCTATTTGCTTTTCTAGTACAGCTTCAACAGGACCAGTAAGCATTGAAACACGATTCGAAGCAATTTTTGCTTGTAATTCCAAATGACAAAGCAGAATCTCTGCAGTTCTCTGCAATTTTCGAACTTCATAGCAAAAAAATAGGCAGAAAAAGAtcttttcaaaagtaaaattttccaTGAACCTGATAGTTGCTCACGATATTCGAAATTGGTCCATCGTTAAGGTTATCCAGGATTAAGAGCGAAAGTGGTGCTGAATATTGTTTGATAGTTAAAGGGAAATAGATATACCGTAAACATCTGAGAGTATTCAAGACGATGTGAGTCCTTTAATCAGGCAAAATGACCTTGATTAAGAAACAAACTGTAGAGAAACTAGGATCTTACTGAGGTATGACACTTCTGAGTACAAAAAACtacgaagaaggaaaatgtgcaacaaaaatgaaaataacaaaaatgaaaatgtgttAACCTATCTCTCACAAtccaatatttcttttcaaataaataataaataactgcAAATTCTCCTGaacttttagaattttcaaaaaccatATCCAGATCTTCAAATGGGACTCTCATTTTTCTTGCATCAAATTATCGTTATCTAATTAcacactactactactactaattCCATAATTATATTCACTGGTTACAAATAATTGTCGTAACGCATTATTTGAATTGACCGCAGTTACTTGtaaattttatataaaatattataaatta is part of the Necator americanus strain Aroian chromosome V, whole genome shotgun sequence genome and encodes:
- a CDS encoding hypothetical protein (NECATOR_CHRV.G17769.T3); amino-acid sequence: MESFISLSTAMVATGYFTDARRSKIRRKTGVGFLEDYFLRSEIGDYHRLRLLINLIIGILFCSSLYYLGWKRLNFADFHYVYGVTFKWFMILSTACAFTLSPMFRCALLCVLFGAMGKNGQAPLSLLILDNLNDGPISNIVSNYQRTAEILLCHLELQAKIASNRVSMLTGPVEAVLEKQIEVGLQMLRDLVKKIRSILTPFMAEIKASRTSEDKKMEERDDQLNSYAQRKALDALMKDEQEPIEQKKNDERDALGTSKEKADKLLKTKPAWTEFKTSQGRQIAKRISKRCNDVFIKGVDKCRDLMSSVKDKCFEAMPWYLMYFVCPKLNAEEACNIMQRRLQSLSACQKHMENAQMSGSMEGDVNDLINITDSLDNELQANLHVLLVEMPRFENVFQVTELKMFVSIGANYVKVVLKTVSQVVQALFIFYVYEIFRDSVNMIENYKTDVDFNNCFITSIFWQIDHHRELCGQQAIRYISSAEMRNWKLLKVLSAPTRSELDRAKGSLITWFVATFVATLLVFMDYYLYAFLNAVVSASHTKIEQLGSSSAAIEVKGDGVVANFVRAMIAENRTIEVDNSMTNAHCLMPPQRPNFQHIFTWIALPLFLSLLLQVLFLRLKHRQEARARIRFIVDRWKINEENDEGGWLSYQSWFKLNILDHLFNTGQCLMCQQNMKPAQLYFCIECPATFCKYCLAENGNECYACQVEEGIVNTERSLSAYPEKKKSNDQFVRGGRIKQARS
- a CDS encoding hypothetical protein (NECATOR_CHRV.G17769.T1) — protein: MESFISLSTAMVATGYFTDARRSKIRRKTGVGFLEDYFLRSEIGDYHRLRLLINLIIGILFCSSLYYLGWKRLNFADFHYVYGVTFKWFMILSTACAFTLSPMFRCALLCVLFGAMGKNGQAPLSLLILDNLNDGPISNIVSNYQRTAEILLCHLELQAKIASNRVSMLTGPVEAVLEKQIEVGLQMLRDLVKKIRSILTPFMAEIKASRTSEDKKMEERDDQLNSYAQRKALDALMKDEQEPIEQKKNDERDALGTSKEKADKLLKTKPAWTEFKTSQGRQIAKRISKRCNDVFIKGVDKCRDLMSSVKDKCFEAMPWYLMYFVCPKLNAEEACNIMQRRLQSLSACQKHMENAQMSGSMEGDVNDLINITDSLDNELQANLHVLLVEMPRFENVFQVTELKMFVVLKTVSQVVQALFIFYVYEIFRDSVNMIENYKTDVDFNNCFITSIFWQIDHHRELCGQQAIRYISSAEMRNWKLLKVLSAPTRSELDRAKGSLITWFVATFVATLLVFMDYYLYAFLNAVVSASHTKIEQLGSSSAAIEVKGDGVVANFVRAMIAENRTIEVDNSMTNAHCLMPPQRPNFQHIFTWIALPLFLSLLLQVIFSFVVKRVIINHFMPFMFPLRDRVRIIYLYNKVLFLRLKHRQEARARIRFIVDRWKINEENDEGGWLSYQSWFKLNILDHLFNTGQCLMCQQNMKPAQLYFCIECPATFCKYCLAENGNECYACQVEEGIVNTERSLSAYPEKKKSNDQFVRGGRIKQARS
- a CDS encoding hypothetical protein (NECATOR_CHRV.G17769.T2), which produces MESFISLSTAMVATGYFTDARRSKIRRKTGVGFLEDYFLRSEIGDYHRLRLLINLIIGILFCSSLYYLGWKRLNFADFHYVYGVTFKWFMILSTACAFTLSPMFRCALLCVLFGAMGKNGQAPLSLLILDNLNDGPISNIVSNYQRTAEILLCHLELQAKIASNRVSMLTGPVEAVLEKQIEVGLQMLRDLVKKIRSILTPFMAEIKASRTSEDKKMEERDDQLNSYAQRKALDALMKDEQEPIEQKKNDERDALGTSKEKADKLLKTKPAWTEFKTSQGRQIAKRISKRCNDVFIKGVDKCRDLMSSVKDKCFEAMPWYLMYFVCPKLNAEEACNIMQRRLQSLSACQKHMENAQMSGSMEGDVNDLINITDSLDNELQANLHVLLVEMPRFENVFQVTELKMFVSIGANYVKVVLKTVSQVVQALFIFYVYEIFRDSVNMIENYKTDVDFNNCFITSIFWQIDHHRELCGQQAIRYISSAEMRNWKLLKVLSAPTRSELDRAKGSLITWFVATFVATLLVFMDYYLYAFLNAVVSASHTKIEQLGSSSAAIEVKGDGVVANFVRAMIAENRTIEVDNSMTNAHCLMPPQRPNFQHIFTWIALPLFLSLLLQVIFSFVVKRVIINHFMPFMFPLRDRVRIIYLYNKVLFLRLKHRQEARARIRFIVDRWKINEENDEGGWLSYQSWFKLNILDHLFNTGQCLMCQQNMKPAQLYFCIECPATFCKYCLAENGNECYACQVEEGIVNTERSLSAYPEKKKSNDQFVRGGRIKQARS